In Janthinobacterium sp. 67, a genomic segment contains:
- a CDS encoding xanthine dehydrogenase family protein molybdopterin-binding subunit — MAAEKNTSRRRFLLGGLGLGVAGVGALVLGWGVLPPRQRLHGSAPLPLQDGAVALNGWLAIQTDGTVILAMPRSEMGQGVHTALPMLVAEELDVPLASVRLIQAPMDKIFGNVAMLQDGLPFHPDDHGRVKALAQWTVAKAARELGVIVTGGSSSVKDGWGPMREAGASARAMLVSAAAALWQVPAAQCRTQDGEVLHPDGRRASYASLAQRAAAIDPGTPVLKLPRDFKLIGQPAPRRDTPSKVNGSARFGIDARPPGMLYAALHLPPRLGDTLAAFDAAPILAMPGVKKVLDLTPQLAQRSISCAAVVADTWWRAKQAAATLPTQWKAGPQANLSSAGVYAEFARLLDSEAGYAYHASGEVEGKAVQGMRQVSAEYRAPFLAHAAMEPVNCTAQVKNGKVMLWASTQAPGIAVDVAAKVAGVDAKDVSIEVLLLGGGFGRRLEVDMVAQAVAIALQCDGAPVQLVWTREQDTKHDMYRPAALARFAARLDEHGRIASWDNKSVSGSITHQFLQRNFGLPGAGPDKTTAEGEFDMPYEIANQRIAHVIADSAVPVGYWRSVGHSHNAFFKESFIDELAHAAGQDGVAFRRAMLAKHPRHLAVLDAAVAKAGTPPPGHAHGVALHQSFGSIVAQVAQVSVENGEIRVQRVVCAIDCGIAVNPNIIAQQMESAVLFGLSAALGGEITFKEGRVEQANFHDYPVLRMGQEPHVETIIIASAEHPEGVGEPGTPPIAPAVANAVFSLTGKRLRSLPLRLA; from the coding sequence ATGGCCGCAGAAAAAAACACGTCGCGCCGCCGTTTCCTGCTCGGCGGCCTGGGTCTCGGCGTGGCCGGCGTGGGCGCCCTGGTGCTGGGCTGGGGCGTGCTGCCGCCGCGCCAGCGTCTGCACGGCAGCGCGCCGCTGCCGCTGCAGGATGGCGCCGTGGCCCTCAACGGCTGGCTGGCGATCCAAACGGATGGCACGGTGATCCTGGCCATGCCGCGCAGCGAGATGGGGCAGGGCGTGCATACGGCCTTGCCGATGCTGGTGGCCGAGGAACTCGACGTGCCGCTGGCCAGCGTCAGGCTGATCCAGGCGCCCATGGATAAAATCTTCGGCAATGTCGCCATGCTCCAGGATGGCTTGCCTTTCCACCCCGACGACCACGGCCGCGTCAAAGCGCTGGCGCAGTGGACGGTGGCCAAGGCGGCGCGCGAACTGGGCGTGATCGTCACGGGCGGCTCGTCGAGCGTGAAGGATGGCTGGGGTCCCATGCGCGAGGCGGGGGCATCGGCGCGCGCCATGCTGGTGAGCGCTGCCGCCGCGCTGTGGCAGGTGCCGGCCGCGCAGTGCCGCACGCAGGACGGCGAAGTGCTGCACCCGGACGGCCGGCGCGCCAGCTACGCCAGCCTGGCGCAGCGCGCCGCCGCTATCGATCCGGGCACGCCCGTGCTGAAACTGCCCAGGGATTTCAAGCTGATCGGCCAGCCGGCGCCGCGCCGCGATACGCCATCGAAAGTCAATGGCAGCGCGCGTTTCGGCATCGATGCGCGTCCGCCCGGCATGCTGTATGCGGCCCTGCATTTGCCGCCGCGCCTGGGCGATACCCTGGCCGCGTTCGACGCGGCGCCCATACTCGCCATGCCCGGCGTGAAAAAAGTGCTGGACCTGACGCCGCAGCTGGCGCAGCGCAGCATTTCGTGCGCGGCCGTGGTGGCCGATACCTGGTGGCGCGCCAAGCAGGCGGCGGCCACCTTGCCGACGCAGTGGAAGGCTGGCCCGCAGGCGAACTTGTCCAGCGCCGGCGTCTACGCGGAGTTTGCCCGCCTGTTGGATAGCGAAGCCGGATATGCCTACCACGCCAGCGGCGAAGTCGAGGGCAAGGCGGTGCAGGGCATGCGGCAGGTCAGCGCCGAGTACCGCGCGCCGTTCCTCGCGCACGCCGCCATGGAGCCCGTCAACTGCACCGCGCAGGTGAAAAATGGCAAGGTGATGCTGTGGGCCTCGACGCAGGCGCCCGGCATCGCCGTCGACGTGGCGGCGAAAGTGGCCGGCGTCGATGCGAAGGACGTCAGCATCGAGGTGCTGCTGCTCGGCGGCGGTTTCGGCCGCCGCCTGGAAGTGGATATGGTCGCGCAAGCCGTGGCCATCGCGCTGCAGTGCGATGGCGCGCCCGTGCAGCTGGTGTGGACGCGCGAGCAGGACACAAAGCACGATATGTACCGTCCCGCCGCGCTGGCCCGCTTTGCGGCCCGCCTCGACGAGCATGGCCGCATCGCCTCCTGGGACAACAAATCCGTCAGCGGCTCCATCACGCACCAGTTTTTGCAGCGCAATTTCGGCTTGCCCGGCGCGGGGCCGGACAAGACGACGGCCGAGGGCGAATTCGACATGCCGTATGAAATCGCCAACCAGCGCATCGCCCACGTGATCGCCGACAGCGCCGTGCCGGTCGGCTACTGGCGCTCGGTCGGGCACTCGCACAACGCGTTCTTCAAGGAAAGCTTCATCGACGAACTGGCCCATGCGGCAGGGCAGGATGGCGTCGCTTTCCGCCGCGCCATGCTGGCCAAGCATCCGCGCCACCTGGCCGTGCTCGACGCGGCAGTTGCCAAGGCAGGAACTCCTCCGCCCGGCCATGCGCATGGCGTGGCCTTGCACCAGTCGTTCGGCAGCATCGTCGCGCAAGTGGCGCAGGTGTCCGTGGAAAACGGAGAAATTCGCGTGCAGCGCGTCGTATGCGCCATCGATTGCGGCATTGCCGTCAATCCGAACATCATCGCCCAGCAGATGGAATCGGCCGTGCTGTTCGGCCTGTCGGCGGCGCTGGGCGGCGAGATCACCTTCAAGGAGGGAAGAGTGGAGCAGGCCAACTTCCACGACTATCCCGTGCTGCGCATGGGGCAGGAGCCGCATGTGGAAACCATCATCATCGCCAGCGCGGAACACCCCGAAGGCGTGGGTGAGCCAGGCACGCCGCCGATTGCGCCGGCCGTGGCCAACGCCGTATTCAGCTTGACGGGGAAAAGGCTGCGCAGCCTGCCGCTGCGCCTGGCGTGA
- a CDS encoding DUF1415 domain-containing protein → MNTPPRHDDDNAVIIANTVAWLEKAVIGLNLCPFAKAVHVKKQIRYVVCESSNPEDLLAMLMDELQTLADTDPEQIDTTLLIHPYTLNDFLDYNEFLDVADAAVEDMHLAGELQVASFHPNYQFAETFEDDISNYTNRSPYPTLHLLREDSIERAVEAFPEASDIFDKNIATLEALGTEGWEKLGLPKVS, encoded by the coding sequence ATGAACACCCCGCCGCGCCACGACGACGACAACGCCGTCATCATCGCCAATACCGTTGCCTGGCTGGAAAAGGCCGTGATCGGCCTGAACCTGTGCCCGTTCGCCAAGGCCGTGCACGTCAAGAAGCAGATCCGCTATGTGGTGTGCGAATCGAGCAATCCAGAAGATTTGCTGGCGATGCTGATGGACGAGCTGCAAACCCTGGCCGACACGGATCCCGAGCAGATCGACACGACCCTGCTGATCCACCCGTACACTCTGAACGATTTCCTCGACTACAACGAGTTTCTCGACGTGGCCGATGCGGCCGTGGAAGACATGCACCTGGCTGGCGAACTGCAAGTGGCCAGTTTTCACCCGAACTACCAGTTTGCCGAGACGTTCGAGGACGACATCAGCAACTATACGAACCGCTCGCCATACCCGACCCTGCACCTGCTGCGCGAAGACAGCATCGAGCGCGCCGTCGAGGCCTTCCCGGAAGCGTCGGACATCTTCGACAAGAATATCGCCACCCTGGAAGCGCTGGGCACCGAAGGCTGGGAAAAGCTCGGCCTGCCGAAGGTATCCTGA
- a CDS encoding DEAD/DEAH box helicase: MTFESLGLHPSILAALTESGYTAPTAVQSQAIPAAIEGRDLLVSSQTGSGKTAAFMLPSLHKLASAEQSAAGKTPNQEMQASRARGERPRFKAAQPKMLVLTPTRELALQVTTNTDKYSTGIRRIKAVSILGGMPYPKQMQLLAKNPEILVATPGRLIDHMDSGKIDFSQLEILVLDEADRMLDMGFIDDIEKIVEATPEGRQTMLFSATLDGVVGNMARRITKNPLVIQVASSSNKHENITQRVHFVDDLSHKNRLLDHLLRDESLDQAVVFTATKRDADTIADRLNIAGFSAAALHGDMHQGARNRTLDGMRRGQVKVLVATDVAARGIDVPTITHVFNYDLPKFPEDYVHRIGRTGRAGRNGLAISLVNHAEGMNVKRIERFTKQLIPVNVIEGFEPKKTASAPRSSARPGGWKPGDNRGGAKPGQRTFSKPGAPRKDGAPSTGGGYKGSNPRSTDGARRSYGDR, encoded by the coding sequence ATGACATTTGAATCCTTAGGCCTGCATCCGTCCATCCTCGCCGCTCTGACCGAATCGGGCTACACCGCGCCAACCGCGGTACAGTCGCAAGCGATTCCAGCCGCGATCGAAGGCCGTGACCTGCTGGTCTCGTCGCAGACCGGTTCGGGCAAGACCGCAGCTTTCATGCTGCCGTCGCTGCACAAACTGGCCAGCGCCGAACAAAGCGCCGCCGGCAAGACGCCGAACCAGGAAATGCAAGCATCGCGCGCCCGCGGCGAGCGTCCACGCTTCAAGGCTGCCCAGCCAAAAATGCTGGTGCTGACGCCAACGCGCGAACTGGCCCTGCAAGTAACCACCAACACCGACAAGTACAGCACCGGCATCCGCCGCATCAAGGCTGTGTCGATCCTGGGCGGCATGCCTTACCCTAAACAGATGCAATTGCTGGCCAAGAATCCCGAGATTCTGGTCGCCACCCCTGGCCGTCTGATCGACCACATGGATTCGGGCAAGATCGACTTCTCGCAACTGGAAATCCTGGTGCTGGACGAAGCCGACCGCATGCTGGACATGGGTTTCATCGACGACATCGAAAAAATCGTGGAAGCGACGCCGGAAGGCCGTCAAACCATGCTGTTCTCGGCAACCTTGGACGGCGTCGTGGGCAACATGGCGCGCCGCATCACGAAGAACCCGCTGGTCATCCAAGTGGCAAGCTCGAGCAACAAGCATGAAAACATCACCCAGCGCGTGCACTTCGTCGACGACCTGTCGCACAAGAACCGCCTGCTGGACCACCTGCTGCGCGACGAATCGCTGGACCAGGCTGTTGTGTTCACCGCCACCAAGCGTGACGCCGACACCATCGCCGACCGTCTGAACATCGCCGGTTTCTCGGCTGCCGCCTTGCACGGCGACATGCACCAGGGCGCGCGTAACCGCACCTTGGACGGCATGCGCCGCGGCCAGGTCAAAGTGCTCGTTGCCACCGACGTTGCCGCCCGCGGTATCGACGTGCCAACGATCACCCACGTGTTCAACTACGATCTGCCGAAGTTCCCGGAAGACTACGTCCACCGCATCGGCCGTACCGGCCGCGCTGGCCGCAATGGCCTGGCCATCTCGCTGGTGAACCACGCTGAAGGCATGAACGTCAAGCGCATCGAACGCTTCACCAAGCAATTGATCCCGGTCAATGTCATCGAAGGTTTCGAGCCGAAGAAAACGGCATCGGCACCACGTTCGAGCGCCCGTCCAGGCGGCTGGAAACCAGGCGACAACCGTGGCGGCGCGAAGCCAGGCCAACGCACGTTCAGCAAGCCGGGCGCACCACGCAAGGACGGCGCTCCTAGCACCGGCGGCGGCTACAAGGGTTCCAACCCGCGCAGCACCGACGGCGCACGCCGCAGCTACGGCGACCGTTAA
- a CDS encoding bifunctional diguanylate cyclase/phosphodiesterase: MFNSPYQRLRASLRVLYGSSIYGALLLVVFGGLVVPAIFGSYVLVGVHERQSARTSLNEALQRNADILALGMQESLWNMNAESAHSLVESVMRDRAVLLVKVLGQGDTEFISLQAPQRPVGNLYRAERDILVRGERIGHVVVEMDDARSQQELREKQMSYIFVLGAQLAVSMALIVLFLNRRLLKPLRRLTRFSDRLSHGDFDTPLASHSNDELGRLTAQLEQMRAAIGQLFEDVGQREERFRTIVTQVPGAVFRYRPDGPIDFVSDAIEDISGYSARQFMRGTTHAWADLICPEDRREHRRAVRQAVHDGRPYALEYRIVDAFGIERWVAENGQPQAGEPGIIWIDGIIADISQRKHHEMRIEALLTEQSAILDNVMFGVMFVRHRRIISVNRRCEELFGYGHGEMTGNSTAIVFTTSYDFEEAGERQYPMLAKGGDFSEERQYKRRDGSLFWALVSGCALDPLRPNEGSIWVYADITARKEAEEKLRLSATVLEHIADGVMVVDAEGIIVTVNPAFTQITGYAEAEALGRHASLTRSERHDAAFYQALWDELAVSGFWRGEIWNRRKNGEVYLEWLTISAVRDTRAVTTHYVGVFSDITLIKESQEKLDHMAHHDPLTALPNRLLFHDRLQHALLRAARDQEQLAVLFIDLDRFKNVNDTLGHHVGDELLQKVAGQLAARLREGDTLARLGGDEFIVLLERIDGEYGATQVAEKLMTMFDQPFTVAGHELFVTCSVGISLYPDDALDLNMLIRNADVAMYQAKARGRNGYRFYAPSMTGEGVERLRLETFLRRSIEKNEMFLNYQPQVEIDTGRLVGVEALVRWNHPELGLVPPARFIPLAEDSGFINQLGKWVLDEACRQMVRWQAQGLHVPKMAVNLSVKQFERGSIAGMVAAILKETGLEPQRLQLEVTESVIMNTGDALGFINDLHAIGVGLAIDDFGTGYSSLAYLKQLPVQTLKIDRSFIKDISTDVNDEAIAIAIIQLGKSMQLSVIAEGVETEEQAAFLLRHGCKLAQGYFYSRPVLAQDMLERWIDH, from the coding sequence ATGTTTAATTCACCTTACCAGCGCCTGCGCGCCAGCCTGCGCGTGCTGTACGGCTCGTCGATCTATGGCGCCTTGCTGCTGGTGGTATTCGGCGGCCTCGTCGTGCCCGCCATCTTCGGCAGCTATGTGCTGGTCGGCGTGCACGAGCGCCAGTCGGCGCGCACCAGCCTGAACGAGGCCTTGCAGCGCAATGCCGATATCCTGGCGCTGGGCATGCAGGAGTCGCTGTGGAACATGAATGCGGAATCGGCCCATTCGCTGGTCGAGTCGGTGATGCGCGACCGTGCCGTGCTGCTGGTGAAGGTGCTGGGACAGGGTGACACGGAATTCATCAGCCTGCAGGCGCCGCAGCGGCCCGTGGGCAATCTGTACCGCGCCGAGCGCGACATCCTCGTGCGCGGCGAACGCATCGGCCACGTCGTCGTCGAAATGGACGATGCGCGCAGCCAGCAGGAGCTGCGCGAAAAGCAGATGTCGTATATTTTCGTGCTGGGTGCGCAGCTGGCCGTGTCGATGGCGCTGATCGTGCTGTTCCTGAACCGCCGCCTGCTCAAACCCCTGCGCCGCCTGACGCGCTTTTCCGACCGCCTGTCGCATGGCGATTTCGACACGCCGCTGGCGTCGCACAGCAATGACGAGCTGGGCCGCCTGACGGCGCAGCTCGAGCAAATGCGCGCGGCCATCGGCCAGCTGTTCGAGGACGTGGGCCAGCGCGAAGAGCGTTTCCGCACCATCGTCACGCAGGTGCCGGGCGCCGTCTTCCGCTACCGGCCCGATGGCCCCATCGATTTCGTCAGCGACGCCATCGAAGACATTTCCGGCTATTCGGCGCGCCAGTTCATGCGCGGCACCACGCATGCCTGGGCCGACCTGATCTGCCCGGAAGATCGCCGCGAACACCGCCGCGCCGTCCGCCAGGCGGTGCACGACGGGCGGCCGTATGCGCTGGAATACCGTATCGTCGACGCTTTCGGCATCGAGCGCTGGGTGGCCGAGAATGGCCAGCCGCAGGCGGGCGAGCCGGGCATCATCTGGATCGACGGCATCATCGCCGACATCAGCCAGCGCAAGCACCACGAGATGCGCATCGAAGCGCTGCTCACCGAGCAGAGCGCCATCCTCGACAACGTGATGTTCGGCGTGATGTTCGTGCGCCACCGCCGCATCATTTCCGTCAACCGCCGCTGCGAGGAATTGTTCGGCTACGGCCATGGCGAGATGACGGGCAATTCCACCGCCATCGTGTTTACGACGTCGTATGACTTCGAGGAGGCGGGCGAGCGCCAGTATCCGATGCTGGCCAAGGGCGGCGACTTCAGCGAGGAGCGCCAGTACAAACGCCGCGACGGCAGCCTGTTCTGGGCGCTGGTGAGCGGCTGCGCGCTCGACCCGCTGCGCCCGAACGAAGGCAGCATCTGGGTGTATGCCGACATCACGGCGCGCAAGGAAGCCGAGGAAAAGCTGCGTTTGTCGGCCACCGTGCTCGAACACATCGCCGATGGCGTGATGGTGGTCGACGCGGAGGGCATCATCGTCACCGTCAACCCCGCCTTCACGCAGATCACCGGTTACGCCGAAGCCGAGGCGCTGGGGCGGCACGCGTCGCTGACGCGTTCCGAGCGCCACGACGCCGCGTTTTACCAGGCCCTGTGGGATGAACTGGCCGTCTCGGGCTTCTGGCGCGGCGAGATCTGGAACCGGCGCAAGAACGGCGAGGTGTACCTGGAATGGCTGACCATCAGCGCCGTGCGCGACACGCGCGCCGTCACCACCCATTACGTGGGCGTGTTCAGCGACATCACCCTGATCAAGGAATCGCAGGAAAAGCTCGACCACATGGCCCATCACGACCCGCTGACGGCGCTGCCGAACCGGCTGCTGTTCCACGACCGGCTACAGCACGCGCTGCTGCGCGCCGCGCGCGACCAGGAACAGCTGGCCGTGCTGTTCATCGACCTGGACCGCTTCAAGAACGTCAACGACACCCTGGGCCACCATGTGGGCGACGAACTGTTGCAAAAGGTGGCCGGCCAGCTGGCGGCCCGCCTGCGCGAAGGCGATACTTTGGCGCGCCTGGGCGGCGACGAATTCATCGTCCTGCTCGAACGCATCGACGGCGAATATGGCGCCACGCAGGTGGCGGAAAAGCTGATGACCATGTTCGACCAGCCGTTCACGGTGGCCGGCCATGAACTGTTCGTCACCTGCAGCGTGGGCATCAGCCTGTATCCGGACGACGCGCTGGACTTGAACATGTTGATCCGCAATGCCGACGTGGCCATGTACCAGGCCAAGGCGCGCGGGCGCAACGGCTACCGCTTCTATGCGCCGTCGATGACGGGCGAGGGCGTCGAGCGTCTGCGCCTGGAAACCTTCTTGCGCCGCTCGATCGAGAAGAACGAGATGTTCCTCAATTACCAGCCGCAGGTGGAAATCGACACGGGCCGCCTGGTCGGCGTCGAGGCGCTGGTGCGCTGGAACCACCCGGAACTGGGCCTGGTGCCGCCGGCCCGCTTCATCCCGCTGGCCGAGGACAGCGGTTTCATCAACCAGCTGGGCAAATGGGTGCTCGACGAAGCATGCCGCCAGATGGTGCGCTGGCAGGCGCAGGGCTTGCACGTGCCGAAGATGGCCGTGAATTTATCGGTAAAACAGTTCGAGCGGGGCAGCATCGCCGGCATGGTGGCCGCCATATTGAAGGAAACGGGCCTCGAGCCGCAGCGCCTGCAGCTGGAAGTGACGGAATCCGTCATCATGAACACGGGCGACGCCCTCGGTTTCATCAACGACTTGCACGCCATCGGCGTGGGCCTGGCCATCGACGACTTCGGCACCGGCTATTCCTCGCTCGCGTATCTGAAACAGCTGCCCGTGCAGACCCTGAAGATCGACCGCTCCTTCATCAAGGATATCTCGACGGACGTCAACGACGAAGCGATTGCGATTGCCATCATCCAGCTGGGCAAGAGCATGCAATTGTCGGTGATTGCCGAAGGCGTGGAGACGGAAGAGCAGGCCGCCTTCCTGCTGCGCCATGGCTGCAAACTGGCGCAAGGTTATTTTTATAGCCGTCCGGTGCTGGCTCAGGATATGCTGGAGCGCTGGATCGATCATTAA
- a CDS encoding DUF1993 domain-containing protein, with protein sequence MTFSIYSASIPVFKQILGSLAAILDKAESHAQDKKIDPNALLNFRLFPDMLPFVRQIQIATDFAKGCGARLAGVAVPPYEDSEQSFAELKARIVKTIAFLESLPQADIDGSETRAITTGSGEKTKHFTGQTYLFHYALPHFFFHATTAYDILRHNGIEVGKKDFIGSY encoded by the coding sequence ATGACCTTCTCCATCTACTCCGCTTCGATCCCCGTCTTCAAACAGATCCTGGGCAGTCTGGCCGCCATCCTGGACAAGGCGGAATCGCACGCGCAAGACAAGAAAATCGATCCGAACGCCCTGCTGAACTTCCGCCTGTTCCCGGACATGCTGCCGTTCGTGCGCCAGATCCAGATCGCCACCGACTTCGCCAAGGGCTGTGGCGCGCGCCTGGCCGGCGTGGCCGTGCCACCGTACGAAGACAGCGAACAGAGCTTCGCGGAGCTGAAGGCGCGCATCGTGAAAACCATCGCCTTCCTGGAAAGCCTGCCGCAAGCGGACATCGACGGCAGCGAAACGCGCGCCATCACCACGGGCAGCGGCGAAAAGACCAAGCACTTCACAGGCCAGACCTATCTGTTCCACTACGCGCTGCCGCACTTCTTCTTCCACGCGACGACGGCGTACGACATCCTGCGTCACAATGGTATCGAAGTCGGCAAGAAAGATTTCATCGGCAGCTATTGA
- a CDS encoding DUF1289 domain-containing protein → MADEELPPRPDTPCVAVCSTTFDEICRGCGRTVVEVAHWVSMTDEEKEVVWVRILAQGYPRRNT, encoded by the coding sequence ATGGCTGACGAGGAATTGCCGCCGCGTCCAGACACGCCCTGCGTGGCCGTGTGCTCGACGACTTTCGATGAAATCTGCCGCGGCTGCGGCCGCACCGTGGTGGAAGTGGCCCACTGGGTGTCGATGACGGATGAGGAGAAGGAAGTGGTGTGGGTGAGGATACTGGCGCAAGGGTATCCGCGCAGGAATACCTGA
- a CDS encoding transglycosylase SLT domain-containing protein — MHENSFKSTVLAALALALAPALSQAYEAGVESDNAPVAAATPALIPMTAQVTAKLPTLDNRLQKTDRLLKNLSDNSDPLREADVWGRIRSGYAIPDINNQLVANHVNWYATRPDYIARTTARASRYIFHVVQELEKRGMPTELALLPFIESAFNPQAFSSANAAGMWQFVPATGRDFNLKQNMFKDERRGVLASTDAALTYLQRLYDMFGDWQLALAAYNWGEGSVQRAIKKNQSLGKPTDFESLADLMPAETRNYVPKLQAVKNIIANPSQYGLTLPVVDNQPYFTAIDKTSDIDITVAAQLAELSMDEFKALNPQFNRPVIIGGEKTKILLPQENAAKFTTNLAQWGHALSSWTTHKITNARERIETLASKFGTTPDVLRQANNIPQRTRLRAGSTILVPKTSATMNNDITQEIADSATMLLEADRPERVAKAVRRATKGGKVQAAPISLVKPRIQRGGNSRAKARH, encoded by the coding sequence ATGCACGAAAACTCCTTTAAATCTACCGTCCTGGCGGCGTTGGCCCTGGCGCTTGCGCCCGCCCTCAGCCAGGCGTACGAAGCCGGTGTTGAGAGCGATAACGCGCCAGTCGCCGCCGCCACACCGGCCCTGATCCCGATGACCGCCCAGGTCACGGCAAAACTCCCCACCCTCGACAACCGCCTGCAAAAGACCGACCGTCTGCTGAAAAATCTCAGCGACAATTCCGATCCGCTGCGCGAAGCCGACGTCTGGGGCCGCATCCGCAGCGGCTATGCGATTCCCGACATCAACAACCAGCTGGTAGCGAATCACGTCAACTGGTACGCCACCCGCCCCGACTACATCGCCCGCACGACGGCGCGCGCCTCGCGCTACATCTTCCACGTGGTGCAGGAACTGGAAAAGCGCGGCATGCCGACGGAACTGGCCTTGCTGCCGTTCATTGAATCCGCCTTCAACCCGCAAGCGTTTTCGAGCGCCAACGCGGCCGGCATGTGGCAATTCGTGCCCGCCACGGGACGCGATTTCAACCTCAAGCAAAACATGTTCAAGGACGAGCGCCGCGGCGTGCTGGCCTCGACCGATGCGGCCCTGACCTATCTGCAGCGCCTGTATGACATGTTTGGCGACTGGCAACTGGCCCTGGCCGCCTACAACTGGGGCGAAGGTTCGGTGCAGCGCGCCATCAAGAAAAACCAGTCGCTGGGCAAGCCCACCGATTTCGAAAGCCTGGCCGACCTGATGCCGGCCGAAACGCGCAACTACGTACCCAAGCTGCAAGCGGTGAAAAACATCATCGCCAATCCGTCCCAGTATGGCCTGACCCTGCCGGTGGTCGACAACCAGCCCTACTTCACGGCCATCGACAAGACGAGTGACATCGACATCACCGTCGCCGCCCAGCTGGCCGAACTGTCGATGGATGAATTCAAGGCCTTGAATCCGCAATTTAACCGCCCCGTCATCATCGGCGGCGAAAAGACCAAGATTCTGCTGCCACAGGAAAACGCCGCCAAGTTCACCACCAACCTGGCGCAATGGGGCCATGCCTTGTCGAGCTGGACCACGCACAAGATCACCAATGCGCGCGAACGCATCGAAACGCTGGCGTCGAAATTCGGCACCACGCCCGACGTGCTGCGCCAGGCCAACAACATTCCCCAGCGCACCCGCTTGCGCGCCGGCTCCACCATCCTCGTGCCGAAAACCTCGGCCACGATGAACAACGACATCACCCAGGAAATCGCCGACAGCGCCACCATGCTGCTGGAAGCGGACCGCCCGGAACGCGTCGCCAAGGCCGTGCGCCGCGCCACCAAGGGCGGCAAGGTGCAAGCCGCGCCAATTTCCCTGGTAAAACCGCGCATCCAGCGCGGTGGCAACAGTCGCGCCAAGGCACGTCACTGA
- a CDS encoding helix-turn-helix transcriptional regulator, protein MDYIFTLKYSLPDHEHDLDALAERLGGRGCDDALVGIGQAGRLALEFTREAANAREALLSALADVKAIVPDAVLVEAAPDFVGLTDVAQVLGLSRQNLHKLMSKHRHSFPVPVHEGNATIWHLADVLAWLHAKGTYQLERSLVELAQVTRQINLARETRQAPPLPADIVAMLS, encoded by the coding sequence ATGGATTACATCTTTACTCTCAAGTACAGCCTGCCCGACCACGAACACGACCTTGATGCGCTGGCCGAGCGCCTGGGCGGCCGCGGTTGCGACGATGCCCTCGTTGGTATCGGGCAAGCGGGACGCCTGGCGCTGGAATTCACGCGCGAGGCGGCCAATGCCAGGGAGGCGCTGCTCAGCGCCCTGGCCGACGTCAAAGCCATCGTGCCTGATGCCGTGCTGGTCGAGGCCGCCCCCGACTTCGTGGGCCTGACCGACGTGGCGCAGGTACTCGGCCTTTCCCGGCAAAACCTGCACAAGCTGATGAGCAAGCACCGCCACAGCTTCCCCGTACCCGTGCATGAGGGCAACGCCACCATCTGGCACCTGGCCGACGTGCTGGCCTGGCTGCATGCAAAGGGAACGTATCAGCTGGAACGCAGCCTGGTCGAACTGGCGCAGGTGACCCGGCAGATCAATCTGGCCAGGGAAACGCGACAGGCGCCGCCGCTGCCCGCCGACATCGTGGCCATGCTCAGCTAA
- the fabI gene encoding enoyl-ACP reductase FabI: MAFLQGKKILITGLLSNRSIAYGIAKACHREGATLAFTYVGDRFKERITEFAAEFGSELVFDCDVSSDEQIGAVFNDLARHWDQLDGLVHAIGFAPREAIAGDFLDGLSRDSFRIAHDISAYSFPAMAKAALPLLHPGASVLTLTYLGAVRAVPYYNTMGLAKASLEASVRYLAESLGPRGIRANGISAGPIKTLAASGIKDFSKLLGFVAEHAPLRRNVTIEEVGNTAAFLLSDLASGITGEITYVDGGFSQVMAVNPEVE, encoded by the coding sequence ATGGCTTTCTTGCAAGGCAAAAAAATCCTCATCACGGGCTTGCTGTCGAACCGCTCCATTGCCTATGGCATCGCCAAGGCTTGCCACCGCGAAGGCGCCACGCTCGCCTTCACGTATGTGGGTGACCGCTTCAAGGAGCGCATCACGGAGTTTGCGGCGGAATTCGGCAGCGAACTGGTGTTCGACTGCGACGTGTCCAGCGATGAACAGATCGGCGCCGTCTTCAACGACCTGGCGCGCCACTGGGATCAACTGGACGGCCTGGTGCACGCCATCGGCTTCGCGCCGCGCGAGGCGATCGCCGGCGACTTCCTCGACGGCCTGTCGCGCGACAGCTTCCGCATCGCGCACGATATTTCCGCCTACAGTTTTCCCGCCATGGCCAAGGCCGCCCTGCCCCTGCTGCATCCGGGCGCGTCGGTCCTGACCCTGACCTACCTGGGCGCCGTGCGCGCCGTGCCCTACTACAACACCATGGGCCTGGCCAAGGCGTCGCTGGAGGCATCCGTGCGCTACCTGGCCGAATCGCTGGGGCCGCGCGGCATCCGCGCCAACGGCATCTCCGCCGGCCCCATCAAGACCCTGGCCGCTTCCGGCATCAAAGATTTCAGCAAACTGCTGGGCTTTGTGGCCGAGCATGCCCCGCTGCGGCGCAATGTCACCATCGAAGAGGTCGGCAACACGGCCGCCTTTCTGCTGTCCGACCTGGCCTCGGGCATCACGGGCGAGATTACCTACGTCGATGGCGGCTTTTCGCAAGTGATGGCCGTCAATCCCGAAGTAGAGTGA